Proteins encoded together in one Undibacterium sp. CCC3.4 window:
- a CDS encoding MFS transporter — translation MTTTPARPSSKLGTVLRVTSGNFMEMFDFFLFGFYATYISKAFFPAGDEFASLMLTFMTFGAGFLMRPLGAIFLGAYVDRVGRRQGLIVTLALMALGTVLIACVPGFATIGYLAPALVLIGRLLQGFSAGVELGGVSVYLAEMATPGRKGFYVSWQSASQQVAIIVAAALGYALNKILTPAEIGDWGWRIPFFIGCMIVPVLFVIRRSLQETEEFMQRKHRPDAREIFRSMLTNWGLVVCGMLLVAMTTVSFYLITVYTPTFGKSVLKLSTTDSLIVTLCIGVSNFFWLPVMGSLSDKIGRKPLLLVFTILTILTAYPVMLWLTGAPSFERMLVAELWLSFLYASYNGAMVVALTEIMPVEVRTAGFSLAYSLATAIFGGFTPAIATSLIELTHDKAAPGLWMSFAAVCGLTATLILYRKAANRGVVAH, via the coding sequence ATGACAACTACTCCCGCTCGCCCAAGCTCGAAACTCGGCACCGTATTACGTGTTACCAGCGGCAATTTCATGGAAATGTTCGACTTTTTCCTGTTCGGTTTTTACGCCACCTATATTTCCAAAGCATTCTTCCCGGCCGGCGATGAATTCGCTTCGCTGATGTTGACCTTCATGACCTTCGGTGCTGGCTTCCTGATGCGCCCATTGGGGGCGATTTTTCTCGGTGCTTATGTTGACCGCGTCGGCCGTCGTCAAGGATTGATTGTCACCTTGGCACTGATGGCATTGGGTACGGTACTGATCGCCTGTGTGCCTGGCTTTGCCACCATCGGCTATCTGGCACCGGCACTGGTATTGATCGGCCGCTTGCTACAAGGTTTTTCCGCCGGTGTTGAACTCGGCGGCGTCTCAGTTTATCTGGCCGAAATGGCGACCCCGGGCCGCAAAGGTTTTTATGTCAGTTGGCAATCGGCCAGCCAACAAGTCGCAATCATCGTCGCGGCAGCGCTCGGCTATGCGCTCAATAAAATCCTGACACCGGCTGAAATCGGCGACTGGGGCTGGCGCATTCCGTTTTTCATCGGTTGCATGATCGTGCCGGTGCTGTTCGTCATTCGTCGTTCGCTGCAAGAAACCGAAGAATTCATGCAGCGCAAGCACCGCCCTGATGCGCGTGAAATTTTCCGCTCCATGCTGACGAACTGGGGCTTGGTAGTTTGCGGCATGCTGTTGGTCGCCATGACCACGGTATCGTTTTACCTCATCACCGTCTACACCCCAACCTTCGGCAAGAGCGTGCTCAAACTCAGCACCACCGACAGTCTGATCGTCACGCTGTGCATCGGTGTATCGAATTTCTTTTGGTTGCCGGTAATGGGCAGCTTATCCGATAAAATCGGCCGCAAACCCTTGCTGCTGGTGTTTACCATCCTGACCATTTTGACCGCCTATCCGGTCATGCTGTGGCTGACCGGCGCACCGAGCTTCGAACGCATGCTGGTGGCCGAATTATGGCTGTCCTTCCTGTACGCCAGCTACAATGGTGCCATGGTGGTGGCACTGACCGAGATCATGCCGGTCGAAGTGCGTACCGCCGGTTTCTCGCTGGCCTATAGCCTGGCCACGGCAATTTTCGGTGGTTTCACACCGGCGATTGCCACCTCCCTGATCGAACTCACACATGACAAAGCGGCCCCGGGCTTATGGATGTCCTTCGCTGCCGTCTGCGGCCTGACTGCCACCTTGATCTTATATCGTAAAGCCGCCAATCGCGGCGTCGTCGCGCACTGA
- a CDS encoding CYTH domain-containing protein, whose amino-acid sequence MGVEIERKFLVVNQDWKTQTEGSLLRQGYISGEPGRIVRVRIEAQQASLTIKGLATGIRCGEWEYPIPLADAEVLLAQVCVQPLIEKLRYRIAQDDVVWEIDEFFGANAGLVVAEVELTSEDQPFARPSWLGAEVSHERRYANANLQKHPYQAWTV is encoded by the coding sequence ATGGGTGTGGAAATCGAGCGTAAGTTCTTGGTCGTGAATCAGGATTGGAAGACCCAGACAGAGGGCAGTTTGCTACGTCAGGGGTATATCAGCGGCGAGCCGGGACGGATCGTCAGGGTGCGCATCGAAGCGCAACAAGCGAGCTTGACGATCAAAGGGCTTGCCACGGGCATTCGTTGTGGTGAGTGGGAGTATCCGATTCCCTTGGCCGATGCCGAAGTATTGCTGGCGCAAGTGTGTGTGCAACCTTTGATAGAAAAATTACGCTATCGGATTGCGCAAGATGACGTGGTGTGGGAAATCGATGAATTTTTCGGTGCCAACGCCGGGCTGGTGGTGGCCGAAGTCGAGTTGACTTCGGAAGATCAGCCGTTTGCACGGCCGTCTTGGTTAGGCGCGGAGGTGAGCCATGAGCGCCGCTATGCCAATGCCAATTTGCAGAAACATCCGTATCAGGCCTGGACGGTTTGA